The following are encoded in a window of Spea bombifrons isolate aSpeBom1 chromosome 2, aSpeBom1.2.pri, whole genome shotgun sequence genomic DNA:
- the TAF11 gene encoding transcription initiation factor TFIID subunit 11, translating into MADVVNLSEISNKSEKETPDTPAEHRVKKEDGGDEDMKGAESPCALGVSEREENSDLALSAKKVKLEVKERREKKQKVDEDEIQKMQILVSSFSEEQLNRYEMYRRSAFPKAAIKRLIQSITGCSVSQNVVIAMSGIAKVFVGEVVEEALDVCEKWGENPPLQPRHMREALRRLKSRGQLPDSKHKKILFS; encoded by the exons ATGGCGGACGTAGTGAATTTGTCAGAAATATCAAACAAAAGCGAAAAAGAAACACCAGATACTCCTGCGGAGCATCGGGTGAAGAAGGAAGATGGGGGTGATGAAGAT ATGAAGGGAGCAGAAAGCCCATGTGCTCTAGGTGTCTCCGAAAGAGAGGAGAATTCTGATCTTGCCCTCAGCGCTAAGAAAGTAAAACTAGAAGTTAAGGAGCGCAGAGAAAAGAAGCAGAAGGTTGATGAGGATGAGATACAGAAGATGCA GATTCTGGTTTCCTCCTTCTCAGAAGAACAGCTAAATCGCTATGAGATGTACAGGCGATCAGCATTTCCGAAGGCTGCTATTAAACGG CTGATTCAGTCCATAACAGGGTGCTCAGTATCCCAGAATGTTGTCATAGCGATGTCAGGTATTGCCAAAGTCTTTGTGGGTGAAGTTGTAGAGGAAG CTTTAGATGTTTGTGAAAAGTGGGGGGAAAACCCACCTCTACAGCCTCGGCATATGCGAGAAGCGCTCAGAAGGTTGAAATCTCGTGGACAGCTTCCAGATTCCAaacacaaaaagattttgtttaGCTGA